The Ancylothrix sp. D3o genome has a window encoding:
- a CDS encoding phycobilisome linker polypeptide, with protein MLGISTTGFSSSSNYNNRIFYVEVQGLGGNDLVRTSHYTLTVPYSQLSKTMQRINRQGGHIVSVRPESALHLTEPLADYLSGVPALALQPATSSDVGDAEMSKVDEPAEVISAEPETTDAKVDEPAEVISVEPDTTEAKAEEPAEVISAEPETTEAKVDEPAEVISVEPETTEAKAEEPAEVISVEPDTTEAKA; from the coding sequence ATGCTGGGGATATCAACCACCGGGTTTTCTTCTTCAAGCAACTACAACAACCGTATTTTTTATGTAGAGGTACAGGGGCTTGGAGGTAATGATTTGGTGCGAACAAGCCACTATACTTTAACTGTCCCTTACAGCCAACTTTCTAAGACGATGCAGCGCATCAATCGTCAGGGAGGCCACATTGTTAGCGTAAGGCCAGAATCAGCTTTGCATTTGACGGAGCCTTTGGCGGATTATTTGTCTGGGGTGCCGGCTTTAGCTCTTCAGCCGGCTACTTCTTCTGATGTTGGTGATGCGGAAATGTCTAAAGTAGACGAACCGGCTGAAGTTATTTCTGCTGAACCTGAGACAACCGACGCTAAAGTAGACGAACCGGCTGAAGTTATTTCTGTTGAACCGGACACAACCGAAGCTAAAGCAGAAGAACCGGCTGAAGTTATTTCTGCTGAACCTGAGACAACCGAAGCTAAAGTAGACGAACCGGCTGAAGTTATTTCTGTTGAACCTGAGACAACCGAAGCTAAAGCAGAAGAACCGGCTGAAGTTATTTCTGTTGAACCCGATACAACCGAAGCTAAAGC
- a CDS encoding MarR family transcriptional regulator has product MEKEEREFEEKRFIEEVGVLFELMGLPRMAGRILGWLLISNPPHQSTGQLAEVLQASKGSISTMTRLLIQGGLVERVSLPGDRRDFFCIKLGAWPALLKQRMGQITAIRELAGRGLKILENQEPERRTRLQEMHDFHRFFERQFPLLIERWETEQKHDISH; this is encoded by the coding sequence GTGGAAAAAGAGGAGCGGGAATTTGAAGAAAAGCGGTTTATTGAAGAAGTCGGCGTGCTGTTCGAGCTAATGGGGCTGCCGAGGATGGCCGGCAGGATTTTAGGATGGCTGCTGATTTCTAACCCGCCGCATCAATCAACCGGCCAACTAGCCGAAGTTTTGCAAGCCAGCAAAGGGTCTATTAGCACAATGACAAGACTGTTGATCCAAGGTGGATTAGTAGAGCGAGTCAGCTTACCGGGCGACCGGCGGGATTTTTTTTGCATAAAATTGGGTGCGTGGCCGGCACTTCTTAAACAAAGAATGGGCCAAATTACAGCAATTCGGGAACTTGCAGGAAGGGGGCTAAAAATCTTAGAAAATCAAGAACCAGAACGGCGGACACGGTTGCAAGAAATGCACGACTTTCACAGATTTTTTGAGCGACAATTTCCCTTGCTGATTGAGCGGTGGGAAACAGAACAAAAACACGATATCAGCCATTAA
- a CDS encoding efflux RND transporter periplasmic adaptor subunit has protein sequence MQLKTSPEKSSSPEQPQQPPAKGTIKLKEKKKINPWLLGLVAAGIVGTGGAGLVAVKNTAPKADITTLTVPVEAKQVTVRISASGSVQPVQRVNLSPKNSGRLEELYVEQGDRVQAGQVIAKMESADIEAQLLQAQARLESAKARLAKQLAGNRREDITQAQARLDQAQASLEQVQAGSRTEEIAEAQAAVTRAQAQVDEARSRLNLASNNVRRTRPLVAEGALAGQELDRTIDEQTRAQASLEQLQAGVEEARRRLEKVQNGSRPEELAKAQATVAEAQSNLDELQNGSRPEEIAQAKAEVAEAEAQVRYYEVQLEDTKVRAAFAGIITQRYAIEGSFVTPATSASDASSATSTSIVALAKDLEVLAKVPEADISQIKAGQTVEIVADAYPGEVFKGKVRLIAPEAVKERDVTLFQVRIEINTGKDKLQSGMNADLQFLGAEINNAMVVPTVAIVTNKGQTGVLIPDEKNQPKFQPVVTGTTIGNQIQIIEGVQPGERVFLELPEGKKLEDIVKTTK, from the coding sequence ATGCAACTCAAAACATCCCCTGAAAAATCATCATCCCCAGAACAGCCGCAACAGCCACCGGCAAAGGGGACAATTAAGCTAAAAGAAAAGAAAAAAATCAATCCCTGGCTGTTGGGACTGGTGGCGGCGGGAATCGTGGGGACAGGCGGGGCCGGTTTGGTGGCGGTGAAAAATACTGCTCCTAAAGCGGATATTACAACCCTAACGGTGCCGGTGGAAGCCAAACAGGTTACGGTGAGGATCAGCGCCTCTGGAAGCGTGCAGCCGGTGCAGCGAGTCAACTTGAGTCCAAAAAACTCAGGCCGGTTGGAGGAATTGTATGTGGAACAAGGCGACCGTGTGCAAGCTGGCCAAGTGATTGCCAAAATGGAAAGTGCGGATATAGAAGCGCAACTTTTGCAAGCGCAAGCAAGGCTGGAAAGCGCCAAAGCCAGACTAGCTAAACAACTAGCCGGCAACCGCAGAGAAGATATTACTCAAGCGCAGGCGCGGCTGGATCAAGCTCAAGCGAGTTTAGAACAAGTGCAGGCCGGCAGCCGCACTGAAGAAATTGCCGAAGCGCAAGCCGCTGTTACGAGGGCACAAGCGCAGGTAGACGAAGCCAGATCGCGGTTAAATTTGGCATCAAATAACGTCAGACGGACAAGACCTTTGGTTGCAGAAGGAGCACTGGCCGGTCAAGAATTAGATAGAACAATTGATGAACAAACAAGAGCTCAAGCAAGTTTAGAACAATTGCAGGCCGGTGTAGAAGAAGCGCGACGCCGGTTAGAAAAAGTGCAAAACGGTTCGCGTCCTGAAGAACTTGCTAAAGCCCAGGCAACTGTTGCCGAAGCCCAAAGCAATTTAGATGAATTGCAAAACGGCTCTCGACCCGAAGAAATTGCCCAAGCAAAAGCAGAAGTTGCAGAAGCCGAGGCGCAAGTACGATACTATGAAGTGCAACTAGAGGATACAAAAGTTCGCGCAGCTTTTGCGGGAATTATTACTCAAAGATATGCCATAGAAGGGTCATTTGTGACACCGGCCACTTCCGCGTCGGATGCGTCTTCGGCAACCTCAACTTCAATCGTGGCGCTGGCGAAAGATTTGGAAGTTTTGGCAAAAGTACCAGAAGCCGATATTAGCCAAATTAAAGCCGGTCAAACAGTAGAAATTGTGGCAGATGCGTATCCTGGGGAAGTTTTTAAAGGCAAGGTGAGATTGATTGCCCCAGAAGCGGTGAAAGAGCGGGATGTAACGCTATTTCAAGTGCGGATAGAAATTAACACCGGCAAAGATAAATTGCAATCAGGAATGAATGCCGATTTGCAGTTTTTAGGCGCAGAAATTAATAATGCTATGGTGGTTCCTACGGTTGCCATTGTTACGAATAAAGGGCAAACTGGGGTGTTAATTCCTGATGAGAAAAATCAGCCGAAGTTTCAACCAGTCGTTACGGGCACGACAATAGGCAATCAAATTCAAATTATTGAAGGCGTGCAACCTGGAGAGCGCGTATTTTTGGAATTGCCCGAAGGTAAAAAGTTAGAAGATATCGTAAAAACCACGAAATAA
- a CDS encoding ABC transporter permease — MDIIESVKMAGTTLLANKLRSSLTMLGIIIGNASVIAMVGIGEGAQKFVSDQVNSLGPNLLFVIPGSPEAQSRPVYPPQNLVLADAEAIAEQVPSVAEVAPSLNGSEVISYRNKNASASVVGTTPAFLTVRSFDVAKGRFLNNLDLQRQENVVALGSELADKLFEGKDPLGEYIRVKNTSFQVIGVMQPKGSSFGDNQDMNVYVPLTTMANRIVGRTSPYGLQVTFISVSVKEGESMNKAQFQIENLLRLRHKIVDEDDFTVRNQKDLLNILGNITGALTLLLAATAAISLFVGGIGIMNIMLVSVTERTKEIGLRKAIGASPQDILIQFMIEAVILSAAGGLIGTLIGVGGIVLVGAVTPLKGGISLTAIVFATGISGGIGLFFGVVPARQAAKLDPIVALRSA; from the coding sequence ATGGATATCATAGAAAGCGTTAAGATGGCCGGCACAACTTTGCTGGCAAATAAACTTCGTAGCAGTTTAACAATGCTGGGGATTATTATTGGTAATGCCTCGGTAATTGCGATGGTGGGAATTGGCGAAGGTGCTCAAAAATTTGTTAGTGATCAGGTGAATTCTTTGGGGCCGAATTTGTTGTTTGTGATTCCGGGGAGTCCAGAAGCACAAAGCCGGCCGGTTTATCCGCCGCAAAATTTAGTTTTAGCTGATGCCGAGGCAATAGCCGAACAAGTGCCCTCGGTGGCTGAAGTTGCACCTTCATTAAATGGCAGTGAAGTGATTAGTTATCGCAACAAAAATGCTTCTGCTTCTGTGGTAGGAACAACGCCGGCATTTTTGACAGTGCGGAGTTTTGATGTGGCGAAAGGCCGGTTTTTAAATAATTTGGATCTGCAAAGACAAGAAAATGTGGTGGCGTTGGGGTCAGAATTGGCAGATAAATTATTTGAAGGTAAAGATCCTCTTGGAGAGTATATTCGGGTTAAAAATACCAGCTTTCAAGTGATTGGAGTGATGCAGCCAAAAGGTTCTAGTTTTGGCGACAATCAGGATATGAATGTTTATGTGCCGCTGACAACAATGGCTAACAGAATTGTGGGGCGGACTTCTCCTTATGGACTTCAGGTAACGTTTATTTCTGTGTCTGTGAAGGAAGGAGAAAGCATGAATAAGGCACAGTTTCAAATTGAAAATTTACTGAGGTTACGTCATAAAATTGTCGATGAGGATGATTTTACGGTTCGCAATCAAAAGGATTTGTTGAATATTTTGGGGAATATTACCGGCGCTTTGACGTTACTTTTGGCGGCGACGGCGGCGATTTCTTTGTTTGTGGGGGGGATTGGCATTATGAATATTATGCTGGTTTCTGTCACGGAACGTACTAAAGAAATTGGCTTGCGTAAGGCAATTGGTGCTTCGCCGCAGGATATTTTAATTCAGTTTATGATCGAGGCGGTGATTTTGTCTGCTGCTGGCGGTTTAATTGGTACATTGATCGGCGTTGGAGGAATTGTTTTAGTTGGGGCTGTGACGCCTTTGAAGGGGGGAATTTCTTTAACGGCGATTGTATTTGCAACGGGTATTTCTGGCGGAATTGGCTTGTTTTTTGGGGTGGTTCCTGCCCGTCAAGCTGCTAAACTTGACCCGATTGTTGCTCTCCGAAGTGCGTAA
- a CDS encoding SH3 domain-containing protein: MFSSIFPVSVAFLISSTPVPFENTQLPIPDQRGDYQSIQKITHDGKPVQGARGEHRYWRVMTVGLNCRNAPGTNNKIIRQFAKNDVLQAGSFGRGGSDEVIVIQKDKAGKPWLRVVIKGGQCFVRANSKFINPAVPPPY; encoded by the coding sequence ATGTTTTCTTCTATTTTTCCTGTGAGTGTTGCTTTTTTAATTTCTAGTACGCCTGTGCCTTTTGAAAATACGCAGTTGCCAATTCCTGATCAAAGGGGAGATTATCAATCAATCCAAAAAATTACTCACGATGGGAAGCCGGTACAAGGAGCGCGGGGAGAGCACCGATATTGGCGAGTTATGACTGTTGGTTTAAATTGTCGTAACGCCCCTGGCACTAATAATAAAATTATCCGCCAATTTGCTAAAAATGATGTTCTTCAAGCGGGGAGTTTTGGGCGTGGCGGTTCGGATGAAGTGATTGTTATTCAAAAAGATAAGGCCGGTAAACCTTGGCTGAGAGTTGTGATTAAAGGGGGGCAGTGTTTTGTGAGGGCTAATTCTAAATTTATTAACCCGGCTGTCCCCCCACCGTACTAA
- a CDS encoding ABC transporter ATP-binding protein — translation MGNTEVRALNGVSLTIEEGEYCSIMGASGSGKSSAMNIIGCLDRPTTGRYYLDELDVAALPESDLATIRNIKLGFVFQQFHLLAQLTALENVMLPMVYAGIPNKERKERAREALIRVGLENRLNNKPNQLSGGQQQRVAIARAIVNQPVVLLADEPTGALDSKTTQEVIDIFSELNASGITIVMVTHEPDVARCTRRVVWFKDGEIVHSHLKPEELGHAIF, via the coding sequence ATGGGCAATACAGAAGTGCGGGCGCTCAATGGTGTTAGCCTGACAATTGAAGAGGGCGAATATTGCTCAATTATGGGTGCCTCTGGTTCTGGAAAATCTTCAGCTATGAATATTATCGGCTGTCTTGACCGGCCCACCACCGGACGTTACTATTTAGATGAGTTAGATGTAGCGGCATTGCCAGAATCAGATTTAGCTACTATTCGTAATATCAAGCTAGGATTTGTTTTCCAGCAATTTCATTTATTAGCGCAATTAACAGCCCTAGAAAATGTTATGTTGCCAATGGTATATGCCGGAATTCCCAATAAAGAACGCAAAGAGCGTGCTAGGGAAGCATTGATTCGGGTAGGCTTAGAAAATCGTTTAAATAATAAGCCAAATCAACTTTCAGGAGGACAACAACAACGGGTAGCAATTGCCCGTGCAATTGTCAATCAGCCGGTTGTATTATTAGCAGATGAACCCACAGGAGCCCTAGACTCCAAAACCACCCAAGAAGTCATTGATATTTTTTCCGAATTAAACGCCAGCGGAATTACAATTGTTATGGTGACGCATGAACCAGATGTTGCTCGCTGTACGCGCCGGGTGGTATGGTTTAAAGATGGTGAAATTGTCCACTCACATTTAAAACCAGAAGAATTAGGTCATGCGATTTTTTAA
- the nblB gene encoding phycobilisome degradation protein NblB: MSITPESVRELLSSEDLGERLKSVNLFRQLDPPVAFELAQVAAADQNARVRYAAVSQLASLGNQDLQLAYDLLRDRLLNDPEPDVQAAAADSLAGLHLQDAFDDLAQVYESSGEWLVRFSIVAALGELGNVRAFDLLTNALNSKEDLLKMAAISSLGELGDSRATPLLVGFVNHPDWQFRHRLAQALHRLGGSEAVGALEILAKDDVEQVATEAKIGLSVS, from the coding sequence ATGAGTATCACTCCTGAGTCTGTTAGAGAGCTTTTAAGTTCGGAGGATTTGGGCGAACGCCTGAAATCAGTTAATTTGTTTCGTCAACTTGATCCGCCTGTTGCTTTTGAGTTGGCTCAAGTTGCGGCGGCTGATCAAAATGCTCGTGTGCGTTATGCTGCGGTTAGTCAGTTGGCTTCTTTGGGAAATCAAGATTTACAGCTTGCTTATGATTTGTTGCGAGATCGTTTGTTGAATGATCCTGAGCCTGATGTGCAAGCTGCTGCTGCTGATTCTTTGGCTGGTTTGCATTTACAAGATGCTTTTGATGATCTCGCTCAGGTTTATGAAAGTTCTGGGGAATGGTTGGTTCGTTTTAGTATTGTGGCGGCGTTGGGTGAGTTGGGGAATGTTCGGGCTTTTGATTTGTTAACAAATGCTTTGAATTCCAAGGAGGATTTGTTAAAAATGGCGGCGATTAGTTCTTTGGGTGAGTTGGGTGATTCGCGGGCTACACCTTTGCTTGTTGGGTTTGTTAATCATCCTGATTGGCAGTTTCGTCACCGTCTTGCTCAGGCTTTGCATCGTTTGGGCGGTAGTGAGGCTGTTGGGGCTTTGGAAATTTTGGCAAAGGATGATGTTGAGCAGGTTGCTACGGAGGCAAAAATAGGTTTATCTGTTTCGTAA
- a CDS encoding CBS domain-containing protein, which translates to MPKTVAEVMQPNPIVVRPETPLQEAIQILAERRISGLPVVDESGKVVGVISEGDLMWRATGATPPAYIMLLDSVIYLENPARYEEELHKALGQTVGEVMSKNPISISPDKSLSDAARLLHERQIHRLLVQDSAGKLVGIITRGDVVRAMAAAEE; encoded by the coding sequence ATGCCTAAAACTGTGGCCGAAGTTATGCAGCCTAACCCGATTGTGGTGCGGCCTGAGACTCCTCTCCAAGAAGCAATTCAGATTTTAGCAGAGCGGCGAATTAGTGGTTTGCCGGTGGTTGATGAGTCTGGCAAAGTGGTAGGGGTGATTTCCGAGGGTGATTTGATGTGGCGGGCTACGGGAGCGACTCCACCAGCTTATATTATGTTGCTCGATAGTGTGATTTATTTAGAAAATCCAGCCCGTTATGAAGAGGAACTTCACAAGGCTTTAGGCCAAACGGTGGGGGAGGTGATGAGTAAAAATCCCATTTCTATTTCCCCCGATAAATCTTTGTCTGATGCGGCTCGCTTGTTACACGAACGCCAAATTCACCGGCTTTTGGTTCAAGATTCTGCGGGTAAATTGGTAGGGATTATTACGCGGGGTGATGTGGTAAGAGCAATGGCTGCTGCTGAAGAGTAG
- a CDS encoding ferredoxin, with protein MAQTQPQEQPQKQPQEQPQERCVMVCQHTSCQRNGSAEVLKQFQNQNIPGVTITASGCMGQCSTGPTVRVTPDEIWYYRVLPPDIPQIVQQHLIEGEPVQNKLHPRIHQRISY; from the coding sequence ATGGCACAGACACAGCCACAAGAACAGCCACAAAAACAGCCACAAGAACAGCCACAAGAACGCTGTGTAATGGTTTGTCAGCACACATCCTGCCAAAGAAACGGCTCCGCAGAAGTCCTCAAACAATTTCAAAACCAAAACATCCCCGGAGTTACAATCACCGCCAGCGGCTGTATGGGACAATGCAGTACCGGGCCAACGGTTCGCGTTACCCCGGACGAAATCTGGTATTACCGAGTCCTCCCCCCAGATATTCCCCAAATTGTTCAACAGCATCTCATCGAAGGAGAGCCGGTGCAAAACAAACTACACCCCCGAATACACCAGCGAATTTCCTATTAA
- a CDS encoding alpha/beta fold hydrolase, producing MQATLTAPTIPGEYWKWRGQSIYYVHTGNTSSPLPPLLLVHGFGASTDHWRKNLAGLADQFDVWAIDLLGFGRSAKPDWQYSGDLWRDQLHDFITQIIQKPVVLAGNSLGGYVSLCVAAQRPESATGLVLLNSAGPFTSTKPAPEPNPARKFFKQGIQAVMLQEWFSFFLFNYTRQKSVIRKTLEKVYLDKSAVTDQLVEDIYRPSCDPGALKVFGSVFKSPQGEKIDVLLAKLKCPLLMLWGEADPWMNSRERAALFRDYYPQLTEHFLRAGHCPHDEVPGEVNELIRSWVLSFAG from the coding sequence ATGCAAGCAACCCTTACCGCACCCACTATCCCCGGAGAATATTGGAAATGGCGAGGACAGTCTATCTATTATGTCCACACCGGCAACACTTCGAGCCCCCTGCCTCCTTTGCTGCTTGTACACGGTTTTGGCGCATCCACCGACCACTGGCGGAAAAATTTAGCCGGTTTGGCTGACCAGTTTGATGTATGGGCCATCGACTTGCTGGGTTTTGGACGTTCCGCAAAACCAGATTGGCAATATAGCGGTGATTTGTGGCGCGACCAATTACATGATTTTATTACTCAAATCATCCAAAAACCTGTTGTCTTGGCCGGCAATTCATTAGGAGGTTATGTTTCTTTATGTGTGGCTGCACAGCGACCGGAATCTGCTACTGGTTTAGTTTTGCTCAATAGTGCCGGCCCCTTTACTTCTACAAAACCGGCCCCCGAACCTAACCCAGCGCGAAAATTTTTTAAACAAGGAATTCAAGCAGTAATGTTGCAAGAGTGGTTTAGTTTTTTTCTCTTCAATTACACTCGCCAAAAATCGGTAATTCGCAAAACCTTAGAAAAGGTTTATTTAGATAAATCGGCGGTGACAGATCAATTGGTTGAAGATATCTATCGCCCTTCTTGTGATCCAGGTGCTCTTAAGGTTTTTGGCTCAGTTTTTAAGTCTCCCCAAGGGGAAAAGATAGATGTTTTATTGGCTAAGCTAAAGTGTCCTTTGTTGATGTTGTGGGGGGAGGCTGATCCGTGGATGAATAGTCGAGAAAGAGCGGCTCTATTTCGGGATTATTATCCCCAACTTACCGAGCATTTTTTGCGGGCTGGGCACTGTCCCCATGATGAGGTTCCTGGCGAAGTTAATGAGTTGATTCGCTCTTGGGTTTTGTCTTTTGCTGGATGA
- a CDS encoding ribose-phosphate pyrophosphokinase, translating into MIHSATLTLQSATPAPADHSRLRLFSGSANLPLAQEVSRYLGIDLGPMVRKRFADGELYIQIQESIRGCDVYLIQPSCHPVNDNLMELLIMIDACRRASARQITAVIPYYGYARADRKTAGRESITAKLVANLITEAGANRILAMDLHSAQIQGYFDIPFDHVYGSPVLLEYLASKRLPDLVVVSPDVGGVARARAFAKKLNDAPLAIIDKRRQAHNVAEVFNVIGDVKGKTAVLVDDMIDTAGTMAEGARLLRREGARQVYACATHAVFSPPAIERLSSGVFEEVIVTNTIPVPEDRRFKQLTLLSVANVLGETIWRVHEDSSVSSMFR; encoded by the coding sequence GTGATCCATTCTGCTACTTTAACTCTTCAGTCAGCTACACCGGCACCTGCTGACCATAGCCGGCTGCGACTGTTCTCTGGGTCCGCTAATCTTCCCCTTGCTCAGGAAGTGTCACGCTACCTGGGAATAGACTTAGGGCCAATGGTACGCAAACGGTTTGCGGATGGAGAACTCTACATACAAATACAAGAATCTATTCGCGGATGTGATGTTTATCTAATCCAGCCATCTTGCCACCCCGTCAATGACAACCTCATGGAGTTGTTGATTATGATCGATGCCTGCCGGCGGGCATCGGCAAGGCAAATTACGGCAGTGATCCCCTACTATGGTTATGCCAGAGCGGATCGCAAAACAGCCGGACGAGAATCAATTACCGCCAAGCTGGTGGCCAACTTAATCACCGAAGCTGGAGCCAATCGTATTTTGGCAATGGATTTGCACTCAGCGCAAATTCAAGGTTATTTTGATATTCCTTTCGATCATGTGTACGGTTCGCCGGTTTTGTTGGAATATCTCGCCAGCAAGCGCCTGCCCGATCTTGTGGTGGTTTCGCCAGATGTAGGCGGTGTGGCAAGAGCCAGAGCCTTTGCCAAAAAGTTAAATGATGCGCCTTTGGCCATTATTGATAAGCGCCGCCAAGCTCATAATGTGGCGGAAGTATTCAATGTCATTGGCGATGTCAAGGGTAAAACCGCTGTTTTAGTTGATGACATGATTGATACCGCCGGCACAATGGCAGAAGGTGCGCGTCTGTTGCGCCGAGAAGGTGCGCGTCAAGTGTATGCTTGCGCCACTCATGCAGTATTTTCACCACCAGCCATTGAACGGCTTTCTAGTGGTGTATTTGAAGAAGTCATTGTCACTAATACCATTCCGGTGCCAGAAGACAGACGCTTTAAGCAATTAACTTTGCTTTCGGTTGCAAACGTACTGGGTGAGACAATTTGGCGGGTTCACGAAGACAGTTCTGTTAGCAGTATGTTTCGATAG
- a CDS encoding GatB/YqeY domain-containing protein, with translation MSSLKEKIGEDIKAAMKAKDKIRLETVRSIKKVILEKETSVRPAGKAELTEEEELEVLIQLAKQRRDSIEQYRQAKRDDLADTEAQELAIIEEYLPKQLSDQEVAAVIEEIIAKVGATTAKDMGKVMGAAMQQLKGKADGKKVQELVKAKLGA, from the coding sequence ATGAGCAGCCTCAAAGAAAAAATCGGCGAAGACATCAAAGCCGCAATGAAAGCAAAAGATAAAATTCGCCTCGAAACAGTCCGCAGCATCAAAAAAGTGATCCTTGAAAAAGAAACCTCCGTCCGTCCGGCAGGCAAAGCCGAACTCACCGAAGAAGAAGAACTGGAAGTTTTGATCCAGCTTGCCAAACAGCGCCGCGATTCTATTGAACAATACCGCCAAGCTAAACGGGACGACTTAGCCGACACGGAAGCGCAAGAATTGGCCATTATTGAAGAATACCTGCCCAAACAACTCTCGGATCAGGAAGTTGCGGCTGTGATCGAGGAAATTATTGCCAAAGTCGGGGCGACTACTGCAAAAGATATGGGCAAAGTTATGGGCGCGGCTATGCAGCAGCTAAAAGGCAAAGCCGATGGCAAAAAAGTCCAAGAACTCGTTAAAGCCAAACTTGGCGCGTAA
- a CDS encoding cytochrome b6-f complex subunit PetL, whose product MSVPAVLSYALFFGGAVVLAAGLMFGFRAIKLI is encoded by the coding sequence ATGTCTGTTCCAGCGGTTTTAAGTTACGCTCTGTTCTTCGGCGGTGCTGTGGTTCTCGCTGCCGGTCTAATGTTTGGTTTCCGAGCCATCAAACTGATTTAA
- the aroB gene encoding 3-dehydroquinate synthase, which translates to MASTICVNLPQNAYEIVIASGSLDELGTRMQSLKCGKKVLLVSNPVIFEHYGNRALASLTAAGFDVRSCILPAGEEYKTPQTLQTIYDAALEHRLERSSTMVALGGGVIGDMTGFAAATWLRGIGVVQVPTTLLAMVDASIGGKTGVNHPKGKNLIGAFHQPKLVFIDSEVLKTLPVREFRAGMAEVIKYGVIWDKPLFEALEASPRLDEIDVISPELIEKIITASCQSKADVVSKDEKESGLRAILNYGHTIGHAVESLTGYTVVNHGEAVAIGMVAAGNLAVELQMWDEESNNRQLALIEKAGLPSKLPGGLNLDEIVDSLQTDKKVKDGKVRFILPTSIGVVTITDQVPAELIFKVLKSM; encoded by the coding sequence ATGGCTTCTACAATTTGTGTCAATTTACCGCAAAATGCTTATGAAATCGTGATTGCATCGGGTAGCTTAGATGAACTGGGCACGCGAATGCAATCTCTTAAATGTGGCAAAAAAGTTTTACTTGTTTCCAACCCTGTTATTTTTGAACATTATGGAAATCGTGCATTAGCTTCTTTGACGGCGGCGGGGTTTGATGTCAGAAGTTGTATTTTACCGGCAGGAGAAGAATACAAAACTCCCCAAACATTGCAAACTATTTATGATGCGGCTTTAGAACACCGGCTTGAAAGATCCTCGACAATGGTAGCCCTCGGCGGCGGTGTAATTGGCGATATGACTGGGTTTGCGGCGGCGACTTGGCTACGCGGGATTGGAGTTGTACAAGTTCCGACAACTTTATTAGCAATGGTTGATGCGTCTATTGGCGGCAAAACCGGCGTCAATCATCCCAAAGGAAAAAATTTAATTGGGGCTTTTCATCAGCCTAAATTAGTATTTATTGATTCCGAGGTTCTCAAAACTTTGCCGGTTAGAGAATTTCGGGCCGGTATGGCAGAAGTTATTAAATATGGTGTGATTTGGGATAAGCCGCTTTTTGAAGCTTTAGAAGCAAGTCCCCGTCTTGATGAAATTGATGTTATTTCTCCAGAATTAATTGAAAAAATTATCACGGCTTCTTGCCAAAGTAAGGCAGATGTGGTAAGCAAAGATGAAAAAGAATCAGGTTTAAGAGCAATTTTAAATTACGGTCATACGATTGGTCATGCGGTGGAAAGTTTAACCGGCTACACTGTTGTGAATCATGGTGAAGCGGTGGCAATTGGCATGGTGGCGGCTGGAAATTTAGCCGTAGAATTGCAAATGTGGGATGAAGAAAGTAATAATCGGCAATTAGCTTTAATTGAAAAAGCCGGTTTGCCTAGTAAGTTACCGGGGGGTTTGAATTTAGATGAAATTGTCGATAGTTTGCAAACAGATAAAAAGGTAAAGGATGGAAAAGTCCGGTTTATTTTGCCTACTTCTATCGGTGTAGTAACGATTACTGATCAGGTGCCGGCGGAGTTGATTTTTAAGGTTTTAAAAAGTATGTAG